From bacterium:
GTTCACGGCGGTAAAGAACAGATCGGGCTTGACCTCATTCGCCTTTTCCGCCAGGCGTTCTCCCGCCCTCAGCAGAAAGAACTGGTCCCCGCAGGCAAGGAATCCCGCCCGCCACCCCTGACAGATCCACCGGTCCGCGCCCAGCCCGTCGGGGTACGGAATGTGATAGAGGATTCGCATGTCGCCACCCTAGCTCGAGAACCAGTGCCGGCACCGCCGGTGAATGCGATCGTACGCCCGCTCCCCCAGCAGCGAAATCCCATATTGCACGTAGCCGAGGGGGTGCAGCGGGGACAGCCCGATGGCCTCGAGAATACGGGCTCGCCCCTGCCGCAGGGCGCCCGTGCGGCACAACTTTCCGCCGATCTTCCTTAGGTAGAATCCTCTCAAGCCGCGGCCCATGTGGTGTCCGTATCGCGCCAACACCAGCTCCTCGACCCGGCGGGCCTCGTCGATCCGATCGCCGAGGCGAGCCCCCTGGTGGGTGCGGATCCGGACGACGATCTCGGGCACGAAGTCGACCTCAAACCGCTCGGCCAATCGGAGATAGAGCTCCCAGTCCTCTGAGGTGACGAGGTCCTCATTGAACCCTCCCACTTCGCGCACGGCCGACGTCCGCATCAGCGGATTGGAGGCAGAGCCCGTAAACGCATCCCCCTGCCGCAACAGCCCGTCGAACACGCGCCCGCGCAGCACCGGCCGGTGCGTCCCCGACTCGCGCCCCTCCGAGGTGACGCGCACAAAGCCGCCGTACACCAGCCCGAGGGCGGCCGGGCCCCGCTCGAACACGCGGAGTTGGCGTTCGAGTTTCGGGCGAAGCCACTCGTCATCGTCGTCGAGAAACGCGACGAACTCCCCCCGGGCTTCCCGCAACCCGAGATTCCGCGCGGCCGC
This genomic window contains:
- a CDS encoding glycosyltransferase family 2 protein, which produces MSAIITSFNRADYLRGAIQSVLAQSFEDYELLVLDNSSADETRAVVADFVDPRIRLIVHPRQPVAAARNLGLREARGEFVAFLDDDDEWLRPKLERQLRVFERGPAALGLVYGGFVRVTSEGRESGTHRPVLRGRVFDGLLRQGDAFTGSASNPLMRTSAVREVGGFNEDLVTSEDWELYLRLAERFEVDFVPEIVVRIRTHQGARLGDRIDEARRVEELVLARYGHHMGRGLRGFYLRKIGGKLCRTGALRQGRARILEAIGLSPLHPLGYVQYGISLLGERAYDRIHRRCRHWFSS